The following are encoded together in the Mastacembelus armatus chromosome 6, fMasArm1.2, whole genome shotgun sequence genome:
- the LOC113133202 gene encoding patatin-like phospholipase domain-containing protein 2, protein MFNWDEEWNISFAGCGFRSIYYLGALSCILERVPQLVHGASKIGGASSGCLVAAALAVGIPIDQFCVEVLTMAKEARKHTLSVFHPSFSLLRIVRDSLLEKLPEDAHRRASGKLCVSLTRLADGKNILVSEFDSREELIQVLMCSCFFPVYCGFIPPSYRGVRYMDGALSNNMPLFEQRNTITMAPFSGESDICPREGTFNFFEVHYGNVSIQGNTGNVHRICTSFLPPRIEKLAEICHNGYMDALRFLRERDLLVTQSFSSGLMLEMITAKPACCELVMEAAQTKDPTNGLSPPQDAHWWLDQKVIENLPVGIKKILCEACRDSHHSVTSSFQFTEFLPVEAFFYLLTVFLLPIELMFFFAKR, encoded by the exons ATGTTTAACTGGGACGAGGAGTGGAACATCTCTTTTGCAGGCTGTGGCTTCAGGAGTATTTACTATCTGGGAGCTTTGAGCTGTATCCTGGAGCGGGTCCCACAGTTGGTTCACGGAGCCTCAAAAATCGGTGGAGCTTCATCTGGTTGTCTTGTTGCTGCAGCTCTGGCTGTTGGGATTCCCATTG ACCAGTTCTGCGTTGAAGTATTGACTATGGCGAAAGAAGccaggaaacacacactgagtgtTTTCCACCCAAGCTTCAGTCTGCTGAGGATAGTACGCGATTCCCTGCTGGAGAAGCTTCCAGAAGACGCCCACCGTCGGGCCTCTGGAAAGCTCTGCGTGTCCCTCACCAGACTGGCTGATGGGAAAAACATTTTGGTGTCAGAGTTtgacagcagagaggagctCATTCAG GTTCTGATGTGCAGCTGCTTTTTCCCCGTTTACTGTGGTTTCATCCCACCTTCATACCGTGGAGTG CGCTACATGGATGGAGCCCTGAGCAACAACATGCCTCTGTTCGAGCAGAGAAACACCATCACTATGGCCCCGTTCTCAGGCGAGAGCGACATTTGCCCCAGAGAAGGTACATTCAACTTCTTCGAGGTGCACTACGGCAATGTTAGTATTCAGGGCAACACTGGCAACGTGCACCGCATCTGTACGTCCTTCCTACCTCCCAGAATTGAG AAACTGGCTGAGATTTGCCACAATGGCTACATGGATGCTCTTCGTTTCCTGAGAGAAAGAG ATCTACTTGTGACACAGAGTTTTTCCTCAGGTTTGATGTTAGAGATGATCACAGCCAAACCTGCTTGTTGTGAGCTGGTGATGGAAGCAGCCCAAACAAAGGACCCTACCAATGGACTGAGTCCTCCACAGGATGCTCACTGGTGGTTGGATCAGAAAGTCATAGAGAACCTTCCAGTTGGCATCAAAAAAA TCCTGTGTGAGGCGTGCAGAGACAGTCATCACTCCGTCACTTCAAGTTTCCAGTTCACTGAGTTTCTTCCAGTtgaagcatttttttatttgctgacCGTCTTCTTGCTGCCCATTGAGCTCATGTTCTTTTTCGCCAAAAGGTAA
- the LOC113133528 gene encoding G/T mismatch-specific thymine DNA glycosylase-like isoform X2: MTEAAMAHMANPEPTMDQQEPANLTKPAAKKRSRPAQPKGPRAPKPPKVPKAPKPPKPPKDPNTPKAKPGRKPKKATQAQVDGKQEKIDESFKKVKRKVDRFKGMSEEEVMKKTLPDLLDYNLDYVIIGINPGLMAAYIGRWFPGPGNHFWKCLFLSGFTEEQLNHMHDTTLPVKYKMGFTNMVARATPGSKDLTSKELREGGKILVEKLKKFNPLIAVFNGKCIYEMFCRELFGKKPTNLEFGLQPHKIPDCDVALFLMPSSSARCAQFPRAQDKVHFYIKLRELRDQLKGIRQSSEIQEVNYTFDLQLAKEDAKRLAIKEEQYDPGYEDAYGGAYMEKGPEGGQGQSQINGHCTFSSVENTGAQEATSSQRAEGQITDGQWMTQSFADQIPDISGGPKDGSV, from the exons ATGACAGAGGCAGCCATGGCACACATGGCTAACCCAGAACCCACTATGGATCAGCAGGAACCTGCCAACCTGACAAAAC ctgcagcaaaaaaaagaagcagaccAGCTCAACCCAAGGGACCTAGAGCACCCAAACCACCAAAAGTCCCAAAGGCACCAAAGCCACCAAAGCCACCTAAGGACCCAAATACACCAAAAGCCAAACCTGGTCGTAAGCCCAAGAAGGCCACCCAGGCTCAGGTAGATGGCAAGCAGGAGAAGATTGATGAGAGCTTCAAGAAGGTGAAGAGGAAAGTGGACCGCTTCAAGGGCATGTCAGAAGAGGAGGTCATGAAAAAAACACTGCCAGACCTGCTGGACTACAACTTGGACTATGTCATT ATTGGTATTAATCCAGGGTTAATGGCAGCTTACATCGGAAGATGGTTTCCAGGTCCTGGAAATCATTTTT GGAAGTGCCTGTTTCTATCTGGATTTACTGAGGAGCAACTCAACCACATGCATGACACCACCCTTCCTGTCAAGTACAAAATGGGCTTCACCAACATGGTGGCAAGGGCAACACCAGGGAGCAAAGACCTCACGAG TAAAGAGTTACGTGAAGGAGGCAAAATTCTGGTAGAGAAGTTGAAGAAATTCAATCCTcttattgctgtttttaatggaaaat GTATCTATGAAATGTTCTGCAGAGAGTTGTTCGgtaaaaaaccaacaaatcttGAATTTGGTTTGCAGCCACACAAGATCCCCGACTGTGACGTG gCACTGTTTCTGATGCCTTCATCCAGCGCTCGCTGTGCTCAGTTCCCTCGTGCTCAGGACAAAGTCCACTTCTACATCAAACTGAGGGAGCTCAGAGACCAGCTGAAAGGCATCCGGCAAAGCAGTGAGATCCAGGAGGTCAACTACACATTTGACCTGCAGCTGGCTAAAG AGGATGCCAAGAGGCTGGCTATAAAGGAGGAGCAGTATGATCCTGGTTATGAAGATGCCTATGGTGGAGCATATATGGAAAAAGGACCTGAAGGGGGCCAGGGCCAAAGCCAGATCAATGGTCACTGTACATTCTCATCTGTAGAAAACACAG GTGCACAGGAGGCAACCTCGTCACAAAGAGCAGAAGGCCAGATCACAGACGGACAGTGGATGACTCAGTCCTTTGCAGACCAGATCCCAGACATCAGTGGTGGACCAAAGGATGGCAGCGTATGA
- the LOC113133528 gene encoding G/T mismatch-specific thymine DNA glycosylase-like isoform X1, with product MEEKLSGSLPVVSPEYLQQWVQSAQQFHALQAQYSGFNPNFQFHYPERQMTEAAMAHMANPEPTMDQQEPANLTKPAAKKRSRPAQPKGPRAPKPPKVPKAPKPPKPPKDPNTPKAKPGRKPKKATQAQVDGKQEKIDESFKKVKRKVDRFKGMSEEEVMKKTLPDLLDYNLDYVIIGINPGLMAAYIGRWFPGPGNHFWKCLFLSGFTEEQLNHMHDTTLPVKYKMGFTNMVARATPGSKDLTSKELREGGKILVEKLKKFNPLIAVFNGKCIYEMFCRELFGKKPTNLEFGLQPHKIPDCDVALFLMPSSSARCAQFPRAQDKVHFYIKLRELRDQLKGIRQSSEIQEVNYTFDLQLAKEDAKRLAIKEEQYDPGYEDAYGGAYMEKGPEGGQGQSQINGHCTFSSVENTGAQEATSSQRAEGQITDGQWMTQSFADQIPDISGGPKDGSV from the exons atggaagaaaagcTGAGCGGATCACTGCCTGTTGTCTCCCCGGAGTATCTTCAGCAGTG GGTCCAGTCTGCACAGCAGTTTCACGCTCTCCAGGCCCAGTATTCAGGCTTTAACCCCAACTTTCAGTTTCACTACCCAGAGAGGCAGATGACAGAGGCAGCCATGGCACACATGGCTAACCCAGAACCCACTATGGATCAGCAGGAACCTGCCAACCTGACAAAAC ctgcagcaaaaaaaagaagcagaccAGCTCAACCCAAGGGACCTAGAGCACCCAAACCACCAAAAGTCCCAAAGGCACCAAAGCCACCAAAGCCACCTAAGGACCCAAATACACCAAAAGCCAAACCTGGTCGTAAGCCCAAGAAGGCCACCCAGGCTCAGGTAGATGGCAAGCAGGAGAAGATTGATGAGAGCTTCAAGAAGGTGAAGAGGAAAGTGGACCGCTTCAAGGGCATGTCAGAAGAGGAGGTCATGAAAAAAACACTGCCAGACCTGCTGGACTACAACTTGGACTATGTCATT ATTGGTATTAATCCAGGGTTAATGGCAGCTTACATCGGAAGATGGTTTCCAGGTCCTGGAAATCATTTTT GGAAGTGCCTGTTTCTATCTGGATTTACTGAGGAGCAACTCAACCACATGCATGACACCACCCTTCCTGTCAAGTACAAAATGGGCTTCACCAACATGGTGGCAAGGGCAACACCAGGGAGCAAAGACCTCACGAG TAAAGAGTTACGTGAAGGAGGCAAAATTCTGGTAGAGAAGTTGAAGAAATTCAATCCTcttattgctgtttttaatggaaaat GTATCTATGAAATGTTCTGCAGAGAGTTGTTCGgtaaaaaaccaacaaatcttGAATTTGGTTTGCAGCCACACAAGATCCCCGACTGTGACGTG gCACTGTTTCTGATGCCTTCATCCAGCGCTCGCTGTGCTCAGTTCCCTCGTGCTCAGGACAAAGTCCACTTCTACATCAAACTGAGGGAGCTCAGAGACCAGCTGAAAGGCATCCGGCAAAGCAGTGAGATCCAGGAGGTCAACTACACATTTGACCTGCAGCTGGCTAAAG AGGATGCCAAGAGGCTGGCTATAAAGGAGGAGCAGTATGATCCTGGTTATGAAGATGCCTATGGTGGAGCATATATGGAAAAAGGACCTGAAGGGGGCCAGGGCCAAAGCCAGATCAATGGTCACTGTACATTCTCATCTGTAGAAAACACAG GTGCACAGGAGGCAACCTCGTCACAAAGAGCAGAAGGCCAGATCACAGACGGACAGTGGATGACTCAGTCCTTTGCAGACCAGATCCCAGACATCAGTGGTGGACCAAAGGATGGCAGCGTATGA
- the tdg.2 gene encoding G/T mismatch-specific thymine DNA glycosylase isoform X1, which yields MYDRYQSSQQHPDVQHVMPYHNMGQYTEGPRDDPIFAELSVHQESALYEEPALYQEPFYQNYPPDPNYYQEPVYQQNIREQQQHLHHPAVWDQTQHQHTIQSQSELVGPPQVVTPVKKKRGRPPKQQADEAKMQEEGDEAEAAKKARRALNRFNGMSVAEVMARTLPDVITYNLDILIIGINPGLLSAFKGHHYPNPGNHFWKCLFLSGLTDQQLNYMHDEILPENYSIGFTNMVERTTPGSKDLSSKEIREGGRLLLDKLQKYKPLIAAFNGKGIYEIFCKEIFGVKAKNLEFGLQPYKIPETETVCYLMPSSSPRCAQFPRAQDKVHFYIKLKELRDQLKGLAPTRDVVETQYSFDLQLAKDDAKKTAIKEEQVDPEYESSSGLHDSARQSSNFFD from the exons ATGTATGACAG GTACCAGTCCAGCCAGCAGCATCCTGATGTGCAGCATGTGATGCCATATCACAATATGGGCCAATACACAGAAGGTCCCAGAGATGACCCAATCTTTGCTGAACTATCAGTCCACCAGGAGTCAGCTCTTTACGAGGAGCCAGCCCTCTACCAGGAACCTTTCTACCAGAACTACCCACCAGACCCAAATTACTACCAGGAACCAGTTTACCAGCAGAACATCagggaacagcagcagcatcttcaTCACCCTGCAGTCTGGGATCAGACTCAGCATCAACACACAATACAGTCTCAGTCTGAGCTTGTTGGTCCACCTCAAG TTGTGACACcggtgaagaaaaaaagaggccGGCCTCCTAAACAGCAGGCAGACGAGGCGAAGATGCAGGAGGAGGGGGATGAGGCAGAAGCTGCCAAGAAAGCCAGGAGGGCTCTTAACCGCTTCAACGGCATGTCAGTGGCTGAGGTTATGGCCAGAACTCTGCCAGATGTTATTACCTACAATCTTGACATTTTGATT ATTGGAATTAACCCAGGACTATTGTCAGCCTTCAAAGGACACCATTACCCAAACCCAGGAAACCATTTCT gGAAATGTCTGTTTCTTTCCGGTCTAACTGATCAGCAGCTCAACTACATGCACGACGAGATTCTGCCAGAGAATTACAGCATTGGCTTCACCAATATGGTGGAGAGGACCACACCTGGCAGCAAGGACCTCTCTag TAAGGAGATTCGTGAAGGGGGTCGACTGTTACTTGACAAGCTGCAGAAATACAAACCATTAATAGCAGCTTTCAATGGAAAAG GTATTTATGAAATCTTCTGCAAAGAAATCTTTGGTGTGAAGGCAAAGAATCTTGAGTTTGGTCTACAACCGTACAAAATCCCAGAAACTGAAACT GTGTGCTACTTGATGCCCTCGTCAAGCCCCCGCTGTGCGCAATTTCCACGTGCACAGGATAAGGTGCATTTCTACATCAAGCTGAAGGAACTGCGAGACCAGCTGAAAGGCCTGGCACCGACCCGCGACGTGGTAGAGACACAATACTCCTTCGACCTGCAGCTGGCTAAAG ATGATGCTAAGAAGACTGCTATCAAAGAAGAGCAGGTGGATCCAGAGTATGAAAGCAGTAGTGGCCTGCATGACAGCGCGAGGCAAAGCAGCAACTTCTTTGACTAA
- the tdg.2 gene encoding G/T mismatch-specific thymine DNA glycosylase isoform X2, producing the protein MYQSSQQHPDVQHVMPYHNMGQYTEGPRDDPIFAELSVHQESALYEEPALYQEPFYQNYPPDPNYYQEPVYQQNIREQQQHLHHPAVWDQTQHQHTIQSQSELVGPPQVVTPVKKKRGRPPKQQADEAKMQEEGDEAEAAKKARRALNRFNGMSVAEVMARTLPDVITYNLDILIIGINPGLLSAFKGHHYPNPGNHFWKCLFLSGLTDQQLNYMHDEILPENYSIGFTNMVERTTPGSKDLSSKEIREGGRLLLDKLQKYKPLIAAFNGKGIYEIFCKEIFGVKAKNLEFGLQPYKIPETETVCYLMPSSSPRCAQFPRAQDKVHFYIKLKELRDQLKGLAPTRDVVETQYSFDLQLAKDDAKKTAIKEEQVDPEYESSSGLHDSARQSSNFFD; encoded by the exons AT GTACCAGTCCAGCCAGCAGCATCCTGATGTGCAGCATGTGATGCCATATCACAATATGGGCCAATACACAGAAGGTCCCAGAGATGACCCAATCTTTGCTGAACTATCAGTCCACCAGGAGTCAGCTCTTTACGAGGAGCCAGCCCTCTACCAGGAACCTTTCTACCAGAACTACCCACCAGACCCAAATTACTACCAGGAACCAGTTTACCAGCAGAACATCagggaacagcagcagcatcttcaTCACCCTGCAGTCTGGGATCAGACTCAGCATCAACACACAATACAGTCTCAGTCTGAGCTTGTTGGTCCACCTCAAG TTGTGACACcggtgaagaaaaaaagaggccGGCCTCCTAAACAGCAGGCAGACGAGGCGAAGATGCAGGAGGAGGGGGATGAGGCAGAAGCTGCCAAGAAAGCCAGGAGGGCTCTTAACCGCTTCAACGGCATGTCAGTGGCTGAGGTTATGGCCAGAACTCTGCCAGATGTTATTACCTACAATCTTGACATTTTGATT ATTGGAATTAACCCAGGACTATTGTCAGCCTTCAAAGGACACCATTACCCAAACCCAGGAAACCATTTCT gGAAATGTCTGTTTCTTTCCGGTCTAACTGATCAGCAGCTCAACTACATGCACGACGAGATTCTGCCAGAGAATTACAGCATTGGCTTCACCAATATGGTGGAGAGGACCACACCTGGCAGCAAGGACCTCTCTag TAAGGAGATTCGTGAAGGGGGTCGACTGTTACTTGACAAGCTGCAGAAATACAAACCATTAATAGCAGCTTTCAATGGAAAAG GTATTTATGAAATCTTCTGCAAAGAAATCTTTGGTGTGAAGGCAAAGAATCTTGAGTTTGGTCTACAACCGTACAAAATCCCAGAAACTGAAACT GTGTGCTACTTGATGCCCTCGTCAAGCCCCCGCTGTGCGCAATTTCCACGTGCACAGGATAAGGTGCATTTCTACATCAAGCTGAAGGAACTGCGAGACCAGCTGAAAGGCCTGGCACCGACCCGCGACGTGGTAGAGACACAATACTCCTTCGACCTGCAGCTGGCTAAAG ATGATGCTAAGAAGACTGCTATCAAAGAAGAGCAGGTGGATCCAGAGTATGAAAGCAGTAGTGGCCTGCATGACAGCGCGAGGCAAAGCAGCAACTTCTTTGACTAA
- the LOC113133355 gene encoding uncharacterized protein LOC113133355 isoform X1: MPAGVSWSRYLRMLGASVLAMFAGAQVVHQYYLPDLSIPEIPPKPGELQTELQGYKVREEAVAALQQLKAGEKLEQIKISQQNAVKGPNLFNNSNLDAIFGIMDPSNRRYITLAQYKQALITLGIKNINECPEGANEDRISHDTFKTEAMQGLQTC; the protein is encoded by the exons ATGCCAGCAGGTGTGTCTTGGTCTCGTTACCTGAGGATGCTAGGAGCCAGTGTACTGGCCATGTTTGCAGGGGCACAGGTTGTCCACCAGTACTACCTGCCTGATCTG AGTATACCAGAGATCCCACCAAAGCCTGGAGAGCTTCAGACAGAACTGCAAGGCTACAAAGTCAGAGAAGAGGCTGTTGCTGCATTACAGCAGCTTAAAGCAGGAGAAAAG CTGGAACAGATCAAAATTTCTCAGCAGAATGCTGTGAAAGGGCCAAATCTGTTCAACAACTCCAACCTGGATGCAATCTTTGGGATAATGGACCCCTCTAATCGAAGATACATCACACTTGCCCAATACAAGCAAG CTCTGATCACACTAGGcataaaaaacattaatgaaTGTCCTGAAGGTGCAAATGAAGACAGAATATCGCATGATACGTTCAAAACAGAAGC gaTGCAAGGCCTGCAGACATGCTGA
- the LOC113133355 gene encoding EF-hand calcium-binding domain-containing protein 10-like isoform X2, which produces MATQREQDAADYLKKHKIIELMDNLTSMIFFYRPDNPRAFLIEQLEQIKISQQNAVKGPNLFNNSNLDAIFGIMDPSNRRYITLAQYKQALITLGIKNINECPEGANEDRISHDTFKTEAMQGLQTC; this is translated from the exons ATGGCGACGCAGAGAGAACAGGACGCTGCTGATTATCTcaagaaacacaaaattatCGAGCTCATGGACAACTTGACCAGCATGATCTTCTTTTACAGGCCTG ATAATCCTAGAGCATTTCTCATTGAACAGCTGGAACAGATCAAAATTTCTCAGCAGAATGCTGTGAAAGGGCCAAATCTGTTCAACAACTCCAACCTGGATGCAATCTTTGGGATAATGGACCCCTCTAATCGAAGATACATCACACTTGCCCAATACAAGCAAG CTCTGATCACACTAGGcataaaaaacattaatgaaTGTCCTGAAGGTGCAAATGAAGACAGAATATCGCATGATACGTTCAAAACAGAAGC gaTGCAAGGCCTGCAGACATGCTGA
- the samm50 gene encoding sorting and assembly machinery component 50 homolog A isoform X2, with amino-acid sequence MGTVHARSLDPLPMQGPELGFQADDIEAPETEQESKQEILENKDVVVQRVHVDGLGRTKEDLLTYEIADVFQAKNLIDVMRRSHEARQKLLRLGIFRKVEVVIDTSRGEDALPNGLDVTFEVTELRRMTGSYNTMVGNNEGSMVLGLKLPNTFGRAEKLTFQFSYGTKETSYGLSFFKPQPGHFERNISLNMYKVTGQFPWSSLRETDRGISAEMSFPVWKTNQTLKWEGVWRELGCLARTASFAIREESGHSLKSSLSHAMVIDTRNSSILPKKGGLLKIHQELAGYTGGDASFLKEDFEIQLNKTLFWDSVLSASLWGGLLLPIGDKQTSIADRFYLGGPTSIRGFSMYSMGPQSEGDYLGGEAYWAGGLHLYTPLPFRPGKGGFGDLFRTHFFLNAGNLCNLNYGEGPQAHLKKLAECIRWSYGLGIVLRLGNIARLELNYCIPMGVQSGDRICDGVQFGAGIRFL; translated from the exons ATGGGCACCGTCCATGCCAGG AGCCTGGACCCTCTGCCCATGCAAGGGCCAGAGCTAGGATTTCAAGCAGATGACATTGAGGCTCCAGAGACTGAGCAGGAGTCAAAGCAAGAAATTCTTGAAAACAAGGAT GTTGTTGTTCAACGGGTGCACGTAGATGGGCTTGGAAGAACCAAGGAGGACCTGTTGACTTATGAAATCGCAGACGTTTTCCAGGCAAAGAACTTGATTGAT GTGATGCGAAGGTCCCATGAAGCCCGACAGAAGCTGCTGCGTCTTGGGATTTTCCGAAAGGTTGAAGTTGTTATTGACACCTCACGAG gTGAGGATGCTCTACCTAACGGCCTTGACGTGACGTTTGAGGTCACGGAGCTGAGACGGATGACGGGCAGCTACAACACTATGGTTGGAAACAATGAAGGAAGCATG GTTCTGGGCCTGAAGTTACCAAACACATTTGGTCGGGCTGAGAAACTGACCTTCCAGTTCTCCTATGGCACCAAAGAAACATCCTATGGCCTGTCCTTTTTCAAACCTCAACCAGGACACTTTGAACGAAA tATCTCGCTCAATATGTACAAAGTAACGGGTCAGTTTCCATGGAGCTCGCTGAGAGAGACGGATCGAGGCATCTCTGCAGAAATGAGC TTCCCTGTGTGGAAGACCAACCAAACCCTAAAGTGGGAGGGAGTTTGGAGAGAGCTGGGTTGTTTGGCTCGCACTGCTTCGTTTGCAATCCGGGAGGAGAGTGGCCATTCCCTCAAGTCCTCACTTTCG CATGCCATGGTCATTGACACCAGAAACTCCTCCATCCTTCCCAAGAAAGGTGGTCTGTTGAAGATCCATCAG GAACTTGCTGGTTACACCGGGGGGGATGCTAGTTTCCTGAAGGAAGACTTTGAAATCCAGCTcaacaaaacacttttctgGGACTCA GTCCTTTCTGCCTCATTGTGGGGCGGGTTGCTCCTACCCATTGGAGACAAGCAAACAAGCATAGCAGACAG GTTCTATCTAGGCGGCCCCACTAGTATCAGGGGAttcagtatgtacagtatgggGCCCCAGAGTGAAG GTGACTACCTGGGGGGGGAGGCCTACTGGGCTGGGGGCCTTCACCTCTACACCCCTCTACCATTCAGACCAGGCAAGGGGGGCTTTGGTGACCTCTTCAGAACACACTTCTTCCTCAATGCCGGAAACCTTTGTAACCTTAACTATG GTGAGGGACCACAAGCTCATCTGAAAAAACTGGCAGAATGCATCCGCTGGTCCTATGGACTGGGCATAGTGCTGCGTTTGGGGAACATTGCAAGGCTGGAGCTGAATTACTGCATTCCTATGGGAGTCCAAAGTGGAGACAG GATATGTGATGGGGTCCAGTTTGGGGCAGGAATCAGATTCCTGTGA
- the samm50 gene encoding sorting and assembly machinery component 50 homolog A isoform X1: MGTVHARSLDPLPMQGPELGFQADDIEAPETEQESKQEILENKDVVVQRVHVDGLGRTKEDLLTYEIADVFQAKNLIDVMRRSHEARQKLLRLGIFRKVEVVIDTSRGEDALPNGLDVTFEVTELRRMTGSYNTMVGNNEGSMVLGLKLPNTFGRAEKLTFQFSYGTKETSYGLSFFKPQPGHFERNISLNMYKVTGQFPWSSLRETDRGISAEMSFPVWKTNQTLKWEGVWRELGCLARTASFAIREESGHSLKSSLSHAMVIDTRNSSILPKKGGLLKIHQELAGYTGGDASFLKEDFEIQLNKTLFWDSVLSASLWGGLLLPIGDKQTSIADRFYLGGPTSIRGFSMYSMGPQSEGMTGDYLGGEAYWAGGLHLYTPLPFRPGKGGFGDLFRTHFFLNAGNLCNLNYGEGPQAHLKKLAECIRWSYGLGIVLRLGNIARLELNYCIPMGVQSGDRICDGVQFGAGIRFL, encoded by the exons ATGGGCACCGTCCATGCCAGG AGCCTGGACCCTCTGCCCATGCAAGGGCCAGAGCTAGGATTTCAAGCAGATGACATTGAGGCTCCAGAGACTGAGCAGGAGTCAAAGCAAGAAATTCTTGAAAACAAGGAT GTTGTTGTTCAACGGGTGCACGTAGATGGGCTTGGAAGAACCAAGGAGGACCTGTTGACTTATGAAATCGCAGACGTTTTCCAGGCAAAGAACTTGATTGAT GTGATGCGAAGGTCCCATGAAGCCCGACAGAAGCTGCTGCGTCTTGGGATTTTCCGAAAGGTTGAAGTTGTTATTGACACCTCACGAG gTGAGGATGCTCTACCTAACGGCCTTGACGTGACGTTTGAGGTCACGGAGCTGAGACGGATGACGGGCAGCTACAACACTATGGTTGGAAACAATGAAGGAAGCATG GTTCTGGGCCTGAAGTTACCAAACACATTTGGTCGGGCTGAGAAACTGACCTTCCAGTTCTCCTATGGCACCAAAGAAACATCCTATGGCCTGTCCTTTTTCAAACCTCAACCAGGACACTTTGAACGAAA tATCTCGCTCAATATGTACAAAGTAACGGGTCAGTTTCCATGGAGCTCGCTGAGAGAGACGGATCGAGGCATCTCTGCAGAAATGAGC TTCCCTGTGTGGAAGACCAACCAAACCCTAAAGTGGGAGGGAGTTTGGAGAGAGCTGGGTTGTTTGGCTCGCACTGCTTCGTTTGCAATCCGGGAGGAGAGTGGCCATTCCCTCAAGTCCTCACTTTCG CATGCCATGGTCATTGACACCAGAAACTCCTCCATCCTTCCCAAGAAAGGTGGTCTGTTGAAGATCCATCAG GAACTTGCTGGTTACACCGGGGGGGATGCTAGTTTCCTGAAGGAAGACTTTGAAATCCAGCTcaacaaaacacttttctgGGACTCA GTCCTTTCTGCCTCATTGTGGGGCGGGTTGCTCCTACCCATTGGAGACAAGCAAACAAGCATAGCAGACAG GTTCTATCTAGGCGGCCCCACTAGTATCAGGGGAttcagtatgtacagtatgggGCCCCAGAGTGAAG GCATGACAGGTGACTACCTGGGGGGGGAGGCCTACTGGGCTGGGGGCCTTCACCTCTACACCCCTCTACCATTCAGACCAGGCAAGGGGGGCTTTGGTGACCTCTTCAGAACACACTTCTTCCTCAATGCCGGAAACCTTTGTAACCTTAACTATG GTGAGGGACCACAAGCTCATCTGAAAAAACTGGCAGAATGCATCCGCTGGTCCTATGGACTGGGCATAGTGCTGCGTTTGGGGAACATTGCAAGGCTGGAGCTGAATTACTGCATTCCTATGGGAGTCCAAAGTGGAGACAG GATATGTGATGGGGTCCAGTTTGGGGCAGGAATCAGATTCCTGTGA